TAGCGGATCTTGAAAGGCGCCGTTTAAAGCTGGAAAAGCGTCTGATGAAGAAAAACCAGGAAACCGTAATGGCTTTGGGGTATGCCTTCCTAAAGGCGGTGGGTAAGGAGCTTTCGTCTATGGATCCTTCGGAATCAAGCCGGATAATATCTGAGCCGGATTATGCTCTCCATTTTGTGAGGGGGCTTATGGGCAAGAACTAAGCTCCCTTTGGTGTTGATGTGTATGATAAAGAAAATGCCCCAGGGGGCTTGAAATATTCCTTGTAATTGGGTATCATTCCCCGCGTGATCAATGAAGGGTGCGGAGAGGTGGCTGAGTGGTCGAAGGCGCTCGCCTGGAGAGCGAGTGGGCGGTATAAAAGCCGCCCCGAGGGTTCAAATCCCTCCCTCTCCGCCATGGATTGTCCGGGGCCCGGTGGGCCCCGTAACTTGTATCTCGGGTTGATCCTCTGCTTTTTTGAATGGTTTAGGCGCATTGCGGTCTCCAGCGGGAGGTCTAGCCCCGTGCGGCGGAGCCTCGTGAACCCCGCCAGGTCCGGAAGGAAGCAACGGTAAGCGATGAGCTTCGGGTGCCACGGCAAGCTGGGCCTCCCGCTGGGGGCCGCATTTGGTTTGTTCACCTTCCCCTGTATTTCCTGCCTATGGTGGTGTGTCATGTCCGTTTTGTTGTATGCAGGCGCCGGCCCTCGGGATTGCGACGGAAACCTTTGGGTGCCTTTTTATTTGATTCGGGGAGAGTACCTGGTTCGAAGGATTTTGGGAAGATCCTCCTACGTTAGAAGCCGGTGGCTCTTGAACGGGGTGCTCGGCTCCGTGGAGGAGGTGGATCCCAAGCGCCCGTTGGAACTTCAGGAGGGAGTCCTCCCCCATTCGGATGGAAGGCGTGTGTTGGACTTTCGCGTATCTCCGGACGAGGCGGAGCAGCGGGTCCGGCTTGTAATCTCCGATGTGGGGTTCTGGGGTAGGCTTGCAGGGGTCATGCAGGGGGTTAACGTTTCCGCTACCCCCTTCTATGCCAGGTACTGCATTCACGGAGGGGAACTCTTTGACCCCTTTGGCGGGGAGAAGTGCACGGACCCTCTTTTTTTAGGTCTTATTGATCCCCGTCCAGGGGAGTGAGGTCTATCATCGCCTTTATCAACCTCTCCAGCTCTTCCATCCTTTCCCTTGGGGCCTCTGATCCCGCTTGGGCTATGCATTTGTTTAGGTAGTTCTTCAGAACCGCTATGGACGCGTTCTGCATGGCTCTTCTCGCGGCGTTTAGTTGAATCAGGATGTCCTTGCAGGGCTTTTCGTCCTCTATCATCTTTTGTATGCCCCTTATCTGCCCTTCCAGGCGCCTTAGCCGGTTGATCACCGCGTTTTTACCCGTGGGGTCATTTGTTGTTTTAGCGTTCATATCAGCCGCTCAACTCCTAACGCTATGATCTGCGTGGACTAGGGGTGATTAATGCCCCCCATAGGTATATATACTATACCTGCATGTCTTGAAGGTCAACGGTTGTCGTGGTATACTGCCCAACGGCAATCCGCACACGGGCGGATCTCTTGGGTGTTGCCCTTTGCATGGGTTCCCAGGGGATATGAGGTCCGTGGAGGTAAAAACGAGGAGGGGAAACCACATGGCAGTAGTGAGCATGAAGCAACTGTTGGAGTGTGGGGTTCACTTCGGTCACCAGACGAGGCGCTGGAACCCGAAGATGAAGCCCTACATATTCACCGAGCGGAACGGTATCTACATCATCGATCTTCAGAAGACGGTGAAGGGTCTTGAGAGGGCTTACAGCTTTGTCAGGGAGGTGGCCAAGGAGGGCGGCAGCATGCTCTTCGTGGGCACCAAGCGTCAGGCCCAGGAGCCCATTCGCAATGAGGCCCTTCGTTGTGGCCAGTTCTACATAAACCAGCGCTGGCTTGGCGGCCTTCTCACCAACTTTGCCACCATAAGGCGCCGGATCAACCGAATGGTTGAGCTCCAGAAGATGGAGGCCGATGGCTCCATTAACCGCTATCCCAAGAAGGAGATCATCCAGCTTCGCAAGGAGAGGGAGAAGCTGGAGAAGTACCTCTCCGGGATAAGGGATATGCGGGACATGCCGGATGCGCTTTTCGTTATCGATCCCAGGAGGGAAAACATAGCGGTTCTCGAGGCTGCAAAGCTTGGCATCCCGGTGGTGGCCATAGTGGATACCAACTGTGATCCCGAGCTTATCGACTATCCGATTCCCGGAAATGACGATGCCATAAGGGCTATTGAGCTTATCACCGGCCTGATGGCCAACGCCTTTATAGAGGGGCGTCAGGGGGTTGACGGTATGCCCACCCCGGCGGCAGAGGCGGAGGCCGAGGAGCCTGTGGAGGACGTCATCGAGGTTAGGGAGAAGCTGCATGACGAGTATTCGGATGTTGCGGAGGTCCTGGTCAACCAGGAGCTTGAGGAGCGCAAGGGCTGGAAGGAGGCCTAGTTATGTCTGTGGACATGGAAGCGGTAAAGGACCTTAGGGCTCGTACCGGAGCTGGTGTGCTGGATTGCAAGAAGGCTTTGGCGGAGTGTGGAGGAGACATAGAGAAGGCGGTGGATTACCTCCGGGAGAAGGGGCTTGCCAAGGCCGCCAAGAAGGTGGGGCGCACCGCTGCTGAGGGGCTGGTCTTCAGCTACATTCACACCAACGGCAAAATAGGTGTGCTGCTGGAGCTTAACTGTGAGACCGACTTTGTGGCCAGGACCGACGAGTTCAAGAAGCTTGGGCATGAGATAGCCATGCACATCGCTGCTGCCAATCCGCAGTACGTATCTCCCGAGGATGTTCCCTCCGAGGATCTTGAGAGGGAGAAGGAGATCTATCGGAAGCAGGCTCTGGAGGAGGGTAAGCCGGCCCACATCGTGGATAAGATCGCGGAGGGCCGAGTTAACAAGTTCTACGAGGAAACCTGCTTGCTGGAGCAGCCCTACATAAGGGACCCGGAGAAGAAGATAAAGGACCTGGTGATGGAGAACATAGCCAAGATAGGTGAGAACATAGTGGTTCGCCGGTTCACCAGGTACGCCATCTCCGAGTAAGGGGATCTCGGCATTTGAGAGGCGAGGGAAGGTCCCTCGCCTTTTTCCTTGGGCATAAAAGGCCCTTGGGTTATGGGTTATGCGGTGTATCTGTCACGACTGTAAAGATCAGGAGGCTTGCCATGGGGCGATACAATAGGGTGCTTCTCAAGCTGTCTGGCGAGATATTGGCGGGTAAGTGCGGCTTTGGATTAGACCTGGAGGAAGTTAGCAGCATTTGCGCCGAAATCGCTGACGTGGCCCGTGAGGGTGTGCAGGTGGCCATGGTGGTCGGAGGCGGAAACATAATGAGGGGGCAGCAGGCGGTCCAGAAGGGAATGGAACGGGCCCAGGCGGACAGCATGGGGATGCTGGCCACGGTGATAAATGCTTTGGCCCTTCAGGATGCTCTGGAGAGGATGGGGATGAGCACCAGGGTTCAGACTGCGGTGGAGATGAGGCAGGTGGCGGAGCCCTTCATCCGCCGGCGGGCCATAAGGCATCTGGAAAAGGGCCGTATAGTCATCTTTGCCGCCGGTACCGGTTCTCCTTATTTCTCCACCGACACAGCCGCGGCCCTTCGAGCTTCGGAGATAGGGGCTTCGTGCCTTATCAAGGCCACCAAGGTGGATGGTATATATGATGATGATCCTTCAAAGAACCCCAATGCCAACAGGTTGCCCGTTGTAAGCTACAGAGAAGCCCTTACCAAGGGGCTTAAGATAATGGACGCCGCCGCCTTTGCGCTTTGCCAGGAGAACAACATCCCTATAATAGTGTTTGATGTGCTTAAGAGGGGTAACCTGAGATCCCTCTTGGTGGATGGCAAGCCTGTGGGCTCGGTGGTTTGCGCTGATCCACAGGGAGATAACTGACAGGGCTAAAAGGGAAAGGAGTGATCTTTTCATGCCTCAGAACCAGATTAAGGATATGAAGCAGAAGACAGAGAAATCCATCGAACATCTCAAGGGTACCTTGCAGGGCATAAGGACCGGGCGGGCTCATCCTGCCCTAGTGGAGGACATAAAGGTGGACTACTTTGGCACGCCTACTCCGATTAAGCAGATGGCCACGGTTACCGTCCCCGAGTCCCGTCAGCTTGTTATAACTCCCTGGGACAAGACCGCTCTCAAGGCCATTGAGAAGGCGATACAGTCCTCCTCCCTTGGCGTTACCCCAAAGACCGATGGTGACACCGTAAGGGTCACCCTGCCGGAGCTGACTAAGGAGCGTCGCCAGGAGCTCTCCAAGCTGGTTAACAAATACGCCGAGGAGGCCAGGGTGGCCATAAGGAACATAAGAAGGGATGTGCTGGAAGCCTTCAAGAAGATGGAGAAGGCTGGAGAGATCAGCGAGGACGAGCACAAGAAGCTCCAGAAGGAGGTTCAGGACCACATAGACGCTGCTATCAAAAAAGTTGATCAATTGGCCCAGGATAAGGAGAAGGAGATCCTTAACGACTGACCTCTTTCACTTTGTTGTACCATGGGGTCGTTCGTGGAGTTAACTTTAGAGTTTTGAGGGGGACGTGGAGTCCCCCTCTTTTTGTCTCCATGGGGTGCCCATTTTTTAGGTGCTTGGATATCATCATGATGGGCCAAGGGGAGGGGCATTGTACAGCGCTTGATCTTTTGTTTAGATCTAAGAAGGGTAGCCCGTTGGCGGGATCCTATGGCGCTTGCATATACGTTTGGTAAGGCCGTGGCATCCATATCATATAAAGATCCCGCCGGGATCAGGTCCAAGCGGGATCTTGTGTGGTGCCGCGTAAGCCGAAGCCCCTTGTCTTAAGGACAACTGCTAAAGGGAGGCTAGGAACTCCTTAAGGCGCCCCATGCCTTCCTCGATCTCCTCCATGGAGTTGGAATAGGAGAGCCTTATGTATCCCGGGGCGAAGAAGGCACTGCCCGGTACAGCGGCCACCCACTTTTCCTCAAGCAGTCTTGCGGAGAACTCCTGATCATCCTTTAGGGGGGAGTTGGATACGTTAAGGAAGACGTAGAAGGCCCCCTCCGGCACGTGAAATGAGACGTGGGGCATATCATTCAGCAGTTCCACCATCCGGTTCCTTCTTGCTTCGAAGGCCTTCCTCATGAACTCAACCGCGTCGTCCCCATCCTT
This sequence is a window from Thermanaerothrix sp.. Protein-coding genes within it:
- the frr gene encoding ribosome recycling factor codes for the protein MPQNQIKDMKQKTEKSIEHLKGTLQGIRTGRAHPALVEDIKVDYFGTPTPIKQMATVTVPESRQLVITPWDKTALKAIEKAIQSSSLGVTPKTDGDTVRVTLPELTKERRQELSKLVNKYAEEARVAIRNIRRDVLEAFKKMEKAGEISEDEHKKLQKEVQDHIDAAIKKVDQLAQDKEKEILND
- a CDS encoding metal-sensitive transcriptional regulator, which gives rise to MINRLRRLEGQIRGIQKMIEDEKPCKDILIQLNAARRAMQNASIAVLKNYLNKCIAQAGSEAPRERMEELERLIKAMIDLTPLDGDQ
- the pyrH gene encoding UMP kinase, with amino-acid sequence MGRYNRVLLKLSGEILAGKCGFGLDLEEVSSICAEIADVAREGVQVAMVVGGGNIMRGQQAVQKGMERAQADSMGMLATVINALALQDALERMGMSTRVQTAVEMRQVAEPFIRRRAIRHLEKGRIVIFAAGTGSPYFSTDTAAALRASEIGASCLIKATKVDGIYDDDPSKNPNANRLPVVSYREALTKGLKIMDAAAFALCQENNIPIIVFDVLKRGNLRSLLVDGKPVGSVVCADPQGDN
- the tsf gene encoding translation elongation factor Ts, with the translated sequence MSVDMEAVKDLRARTGAGVLDCKKALAECGGDIEKAVDYLREKGLAKAAKKVGRTAAEGLVFSYIHTNGKIGVLLELNCETDFVARTDEFKKLGHEIAMHIAAANPQYVSPEDVPSEDLEREKEIYRKQALEEGKPAHIVDKIAEGRVNKFYEETCLLEQPYIRDPEKKIKDLVMENIAKIGENIVVRRFTRYAISE
- the rpsB gene encoding 30S ribosomal protein S2 — its product is MAVVSMKQLLECGVHFGHQTRRWNPKMKPYIFTERNGIYIIDLQKTVKGLERAYSFVREVAKEGGSMLFVGTKRQAQEPIRNEALRCGQFYINQRWLGGLLTNFATIRRRINRMVELQKMEADGSINRYPKKEIIQLRKEREKLEKYLSGIRDMRDMPDALFVIDPRRENIAVLEAAKLGIPVVAIVDTNCDPELIDYPIPGNDDAIRAIELITGLMANAFIEGRQGVDGMPTPAAEAEAEEPVEDVIEVREKLHDEYSDVAEVLVNQELEERKGWKEA